A part of Capsicum annuum cultivar UCD-10X-F1 chromosome 6, UCD10Xv1.1, whole genome shotgun sequence genomic DNA contains:
- the LOC107875918 gene encoding uncharacterized protein LOC107875918: MADSEFPHSSYSVTATIETPDTLFHKRRRCFCFPSTNQLTRTIKFDYWWHRLRSTAVNEGSVWSKGINALKKLREWSEIVAGPRWKTFIRRFNRNKSGSSRSAKFQYDPLSYSLNFDEGRGNNGEEEEELVLRNFSTRYASIPASGKVNMDEGPGFV; this comes from the coding sequence ATGGCCGATTCTGAGTTTCCTCACTCATCATACTCAGTAACAGCAACCATCGAGACTCCCGATACGCTATTCCACAAACGACGTCGTTGTTTCTGCTTCCCTTCTACAAACCAATTAACAAGAACCATTAAGTTTGACTACTGGTGGCACAGGCTCCGTAGCACAGCAGTCAACGAAGGATCTGTGTGGTCTAAAGGAATCAACGCCTTGAAGAAGCTTCGAGAATGGTCGGAGATCGTCGCCGGACCTAGATGGAAGACTTTTATCCGGCGATTCAATCGGAATAAAAGCGGTAGTAGCAGAAGCGCGAAATTCCAATATGATCCTTTGAGTTACTCGCTGAACTTCGATGAAGGGAGAGGCAATAACGGAGAAGAGGAGGAGGAATTGGTACTCAGAAATTTCTCGACGAGATACGCATCGATTCCGGCGTCCGGTAAAGTGAACATGGACGAGGGGCCCGGTTTCGTTTGA
- the LOC107875917 gene encoding uncharacterized protein LOC107875917: protein MPGPGPHMMYTLGSGIGLMSVSNGRFSPHHCLTYSINAFFGPDIGSFSEWLTSTLGLGSALGYAIEPWIHDPFYYMLILGIPMSMIYSSVSNFLLKKGFLDSVSGSPLTRKQCLFLVAAGSLSHFFLDHLFEENGKSTMYTWILSTGWWEGRAPINPDAVVVVCVLCCFLIADFIYINRVKPLKLLKLRVINSVKLMLVIASLYCLWCATQIYLVRPRRPAVGEEADLGVLVFMGIYFFLPHWLCILSMNSRDPQELMPL, encoded by the exons ATGCCAGGGCCAGGACCACACATGATGTACACATTGGGTTCAGGAATAGGACTCATGAGTGTATCTAATGGCCGTTTTAGTCCTCATCACTGTCTTACTTATTCCATCAATGCTTTCTTTGGACCCGATATTGGATCTTTTTCTGAGTGGCTTACTTCTACACTTGGTTTAGGGAGTGCTTTGGGTTATGCAATTGAGCCATGGATTCATGATCCGTTTTATTATATGCTTATTCTTGGTATACCTATGTCTATGATTTATAGCTCGGTTTCTAACTTTCTTCTCAAGAAGGGATTTCTTGATTCTGTTTCTGGG TCGCCGCTTACGAGGAAGCAGTGTCTTTTCCTGGTGGCTGCTGGTTCTTTATCACATTTTTTCTTGGACCATTTGTTTGAG GAAAATGGGAAGTCTACTATGTACACTTGGATATTGAGCACAGGTTGGTGGGAAGGTCGCGCACCAATCAATCCAGACGCTGTTGTTGTGGTTTGCGTTTTATGTTGCTTCTTGATCGCTGATTTTATTTACATCAACAG AGTGAAGCCACTGAAACTGCTCAAGTTACGGGTTATCAACTCTGTCAAGCTGATGTTGGTAATTGCTTCCTTATATTGCTTATGGTGTGCAACCCAAATATACTTGGTTCGTCCTCGTCGGCCAGCTGTTGGTGAAGAGGCTGATCTCGGAGTTCTTGTGTTTATGGGAATATATTTTTTCCTCCCTCACTGGCTGTGCATTCTGTCCATGAACTCAAGAGATCCCCAAGAACTTATGCCCTTATGA
- the LOC107875916 gene encoding protein DSS1 HOMOLOG ON CHROMOSOME V, which translates to MATEQPKAAAEDVKMDLFEDDDEFEEFEIDQEWEAKEEGTEAAQQWEDDWDDDDVNDDFSLQLKKELESNAEKK; encoded by the exons ATGGCAACAGAGCAACCAAAGGCAGCAGCTGAAGACGTCAAAATGGATCTGTTTGAGGACGATGACGAATTTGAAGAGTTTGAAATTGATCAAG AGTGGGAGGCGAAAGAGGAAGGAACAGAAGCTGCCCAGCAGTGGGAAGATGATTgggatgatgatgatgttaatgaCGACTTCTCTCTACAACTGAAGAAGGAATTGGAAAGCAACGCGGAGAAGAAGTAA
- the LOC107874733 gene encoding bidirectional sugar transporter SWEET5, translated as MADTNTIRTVVGIIGNVISFFLFLSPGPTFVKIVKAKSVMEFKVDPYVATILNCAVWVFYGMPFVHPDSVLIVTINGFGLAIELFYVGIFFIYSDWAKRRKIIIALIIEIIFMVILISITLTCLHGTKDRSMLIGIVAIVFNIIMYTSPLTVMKKVITTKSVKYMPFYLSLANFANGIVWAIYALLKFDIYVLIPNGLGSLSGLVQLLLFAAFYSTTNWNEDEKEVELSESKKADA; from the exons ATGGCGGATACAAATACAATTAGGACCGTTGTAGGAATTATTG GTAATGtcatatctttctttcttttcctgtCCCCGGG GCCAACATTTGTGAAAATTGTGAAAGCAAAGTCGGTGATGGAATTCAAGGTGGATCCTTATGTAGCAACAATACTAAATTGTGCAGTGTGGGTGTTTTATGGTATGCCATTTGTTCACCCAGACAGCGTTCTTATTGTCACCATTAACGGATTTGGTCTGGCGATTGAGCTCTTCTATGTCGGCATCTTCTTCATCTACTCCGATTGGGCTAAGCGC CGCAAGATCATAATTGCTTTGATTATTGAAATAATCTTCATGGTAATCTTGATCTCCATTACACTAACATGCCTCCATGGCACCAAGGATAGATCCATGCTTATAGGAATTGTGGCTATAGTCTTCAACATCATCATGTACACGTCACCACTGACCGTCATG AAGAAGGTGATCACCACCAAGAGTGTAAAATACATGCCATTCTATTTGTCACTAGCAAACTTTGCTAATGGCATTGTTTGGGCAATCTATGCGCTCCTCAAATTCGATATCTATGTCCTG ATACCCAATGGACTGGGATCATTGTCTGGATTAGTGCAGCTACTTCTCTTTGCAGCATTTTACAGCACAACCAATTGGAACGAGGATGAAAAAGAAGTTGAACTCAGTGAGTCCAAGAAGGCAGATGCTTAA